A single Suricata suricatta isolate VVHF042 chromosome 2, meerkat_22Aug2017_6uvM2_HiC, whole genome shotgun sequence DNA region contains:
- the C2H7orf66 gene encoding LOW QUALITY PROTEIN: uncharacterized protein C7orf66 homolog (The sequence of the model RefSeq protein was modified relative to this genomic sequence to represent the inferred CDS: deleted 2 bases in 2 codons; substituted 2 bases at 2 genomic stop codons) — translation MMVMMSPKNGPSHISTAHLAHQSLFSLNCLHLFPLFPDFTLAALILSVSLVSCLLKHFYTLDLLCTVMRGEFSTXFCHIMNQRHKLRIHKGYIFQVNDPYLKIFSKKXVVYAKSFPKET, via the exons atgatGGTTATGATGTCACCCAAAAATGGTCCTTCTCATATCTCCACAGCTCATCTAGCTCATCAAAGCCTTTTCAGCCTCAACTGCCTT cacctttttcccctcttccctgatTTCACACTGGCTGCACTCATTCTTTCTGTATCCCTAGTGTCCTGCCTTCTGAAGCATTTTTATACC TTGGACTTGTTGTGCACAGTGATGCGAGGGGAATTCTCAACTTAGTTTTGTCATATAATGAATCAGAGACAC AAATTAAGAATCCACAAGGGATACATATTTCAAGTGAATGATCCATATCTAAAGATCTTCAGCAAGAAATAAGTGGTTTATGCAAAATCCTTTCCAaaggaaacatag